Proteins encoded in a region of the Sphingomonas sp. HMP9 genome:
- a CDS encoding DUF4112 domain-containing protein yields the protein MNPNTTRITPGNILHTLPLGKDALSVRRRVEAMERVMEGLFVIPRTNRKVGLDVVLDLIPLAGSTIAAAVGAWMAWEARNIGMSKIQMARMFGNVGLDWAFGMIPFVGAIPDFFFRSNTRNLRIIKRHLDKHYPSTTTLEG from the coding sequence ATGAACCCGAACACCACCCGCATCACACCCGGCAATATCTTACACACGCTGCCGCTCGGCAAGGACGCGCTGTCGGTGCGCCGCCGGGTCGAGGCGATGGAGCGCGTGATGGAGGGGTTGTTCGTCATCCCCCGCACCAACCGCAAGGTCGGCTTGGACGTCGTGCTCGACCTCATCCCGCTCGCCGGCAGCACGATCGCGGCGGCGGTCGGCGCGTGGATGGCATGGGAAGCGCGCAACATCGGCATGTCGAAGATCCAGATGGCGCGGATGTTCGGCAATGTCGGGCTCGACTGGGCGTTCGGCATGATCCCGTTCGTGGGGGCGATCCCGGACTTCTTCTTCCGCTCGAACACGCGCAATCTGCGGATCATCAAGCGGCATCTCGATAAGCATTACCCCTCGACGACGACGCTCGAGGGGTAA
- a CDS encoding ABC transporter substrate-binding protein, translating into MPLTAGLLAGCALLAACDRRPDTGAVVVSAIGGVPHVADASRVALDTPARLLMASTAQGLVRFDAAGQIEPGIAERWIVIDSGMSYIFRLREGDWGDGTPVTAEQVVAMLQKQIGGGRGSDSGDARAGARARNPLAPFLTAIDEIVVMTPQVIEVRLSRPRPDLLKLFAQPELALLRLRPTGGTGPFRVARSGRAPLLRPAFDPGQADPDDQRAAKPQEDVRLIGERAARAIARFANRDSDLVSGGRFVDWPLLATTDITPASIRVDPAVGLFGLAIVRRDGFMADAANRAAVSSAIDRSAVTAAIAPNWDAADRILPDILDSAALPQVPAWTLLTQDERRAAARQRVAAWTRQTPGPIELRIALPAGPGATLLYAQVAASLMAIGIVPRRVGIDDAAELKLVDAVAPYDSARWYLAAACVACGDAARAALEEAREAPTLAERGVRIAAADAAMNEDVAFIPLARPLRWSLVTARLSQWQANTRAWHPLNRLRPDTN; encoded by the coding sequence ATGCCGTTGACCGCGGGCCTGCTCGCCGGGTGCGCTTTGCTGGCCGCCTGCGATCGACGGCCGGATACCGGCGCGGTGGTGGTCAGCGCGATCGGCGGGGTTCCGCATGTCGCAGATGCGAGCCGCGTTGCGCTCGATACCCCTGCCCGCCTGCTGATGGCCTCGACCGCTCAAGGGCTGGTGCGGTTCGATGCCGCGGGGCAGATCGAGCCGGGGATCGCCGAGCGCTGGATCGTGATCGATAGCGGGATGAGCTACATCTTCCGCCTGCGCGAGGGCGACTGGGGCGACGGGACGCCAGTGACCGCCGAGCAGGTCGTGGCGATGCTCCAGAAACAGATTGGCGGCGGCCGCGGCTCCGACTCCGGGGACGCACGCGCAGGCGCGCGCGCGCGCAATCCGCTCGCGCCGTTCCTCACCGCGATCGACGAAATCGTCGTGATGACTCCGCAGGTGATCGAGGTGCGACTGTCGCGGCCGCGCCCCGATCTGCTGAAACTGTTCGCGCAACCCGAACTCGCGTTGCTGCGACTACGTCCGACCGGCGGGACCGGGCCGTTCCGTGTCGCGCGCAGCGGCCGCGCGCCGCTGTTGCGTCCTGCGTTCGATCCTGGCCAAGCGGATCCCGACGACCAGCGCGCGGCGAAGCCCCAGGAAGATGTTCGGCTGATCGGCGAACGCGCGGCGCGGGCGATCGCGCGGTTCGCCAATCGCGATTCCGACCTGGTCAGCGGCGGCCGCTTCGTCGACTGGCCGCTGCTGGCCACGACTGACATCACGCCGGCGAGCATCCGCGTGGATCCTGCGGTAGGCCTGTTCGGACTGGCGATCGTCCGGCGCGACGGGTTCATGGCCGACGCCGCCAACCGCGCCGCCGTGTCCTCCGCGATCGACCGATCGGCGGTCACGGCGGCGATCGCGCCCAACTGGGACGCGGCGGATCGCATCCTGCCGGATATCCTCGACTCCGCCGCGCTGCCGCAGGTGCCGGCATGGACGTTGCTGACGCAGGACGAACGCCGCGCGGCTGCGCGACAGCGGGTGGCGGCGTGGACGCGGCAGACGCCGGGACCGATCGAATTGCGCATCGCGCTTCCCGCCGGGCCCGGGGCGACGTTACTGTATGCGCAGGTCGCGGCGTCGCTGATGGCGATCGGGATCGTCCCCCGGCGAGTCGGGATCGACGACGCGGCCGAGCTGAAGCTGGTCGATGCGGTGGCGCCCTATGACAGCGCACGCTGGTATCTGGCGGCGGCCTGCGTCGCGTGCGGCGATGCGGCCCGCGCCGCGCTCGAGGAGGCGCGCGAGGCGCCGACGCTGGCCGAGCGCGGCGTCCGCATCGCCGCCGCCGATGCCGCGATGAACGAGGATGTGGCGTTCATTCCTTTGGCGCGGCCCTTGCGCTGGTCGCTTGTCACGGCGCGGCTCAGCCAATGGCAGGCGAACACGCGCGCGTGGCACCCGTTGAACCGGTTGCGCCCCGATACCAACTAG
- a CDS encoding integration host factor subunit beta, whose product MIRSELVLKIAEAHPDLQPNEVELIVSTFFDEISKRLAADGRVELRGFGAFSTRARDARTGRNPRTGEVVEVEAKRVPYFKPGKEMRARLNV is encoded by the coding sequence ATGATCCGATCTGAACTAGTCCTTAAGATCGCCGAGGCGCATCCGGACTTGCAGCCTAACGAAGTCGAACTGATCGTCAGCACGTTCTTCGACGAGATATCGAAGCGACTTGCCGCCGACGGTCGTGTCGAACTGCGTGGTTTCGGTGCCTTTTCCACGCGTGCGCGCGACGCGCGTACCGGCCGCAACCCGCGCACCGGCGAAGTGGTCGAGGTCGAGGCCAAGCGTGTACCCTATTTCAAGCCGGGCAAGGAAATGCGCGCTCGCCTAAACGTGTGA
- the rpsA gene encoding 30S ribosomal protein S1 has protein sequence MATQVMPTRDDFAAMLNETLGDADSFEGRVVHGTVTGIENDMAVIDVGLKSEGRVPLREFAAPGQKADLKVGDEVEVYVDRVENVHGEAMLSRDRARREAAWDKLETEFSKTTRVEGVIFGRVKGGFTVDLNGAVAFLPGSQVDIRPVRDVTPLMDIPQPFQILKMDRKRGNIVVSRRAVLEETRAEQRSGLILSLAEGQIIDGVVKNITDYGAFVDLGGIDGLLHVTDLSYKRVGHPSEVLNIGDTVKVQIIRINKDTQRISLGMKQLESDPWDGAMVKYPVGAKLTGRVTNITEYGAFVELEAGIEGLVHVSEMSWTKKNVHPGKIVSTSQEVDVMVLEVDSEKRRISLGLKQAQANPWEAFAAAHPIGSTVEGEVKNATEFGLFIGLDNDVDGMVHMSDIAWGVSGEDALNLHRKGETVEAVVLDIDAEKERISLGMKQLERGGPSAGGIAAAGDKLNKNAIVTVTVLEVRDAGLEVQQGDDGATGFIKRTDLGRDRDEQRPERFQVGQKFDAMVTGFDRSKKPTFSIKAMQISEEKQAVAQYGSSDSGATLGNILGEALKARTEADKK, from the coding sequence ATGGCAACCCAGGTAATGCCGACCCGCGACGATTTCGCGGCGATGCTGAACGAAACGCTCGGCGACGCCGATAGCTTCGAGGGCCGCGTGGTGCATGGCACCGTGACCGGCATCGAAAACGACATGGCCGTCATCGACGTCGGTCTGAAGTCGGAAGGCCGCGTGCCGCTTCGTGAATTCGCAGCGCCGGGCCAGAAGGCTGACCTGAAGGTCGGCGACGAAGTCGAAGTCTATGTCGACCGCGTCGAGAACGTCCACGGCGAAGCGATGCTCAGCCGCGATCGCGCCCGTCGCGAAGCCGCATGGGACAAGCTGGAAACCGAATTCTCCAAGACGACCCGCGTCGAAGGCGTGATCTTCGGTCGCGTGAAGGGTGGCTTCACCGTCGACCTGAACGGCGCCGTCGCGTTCCTGCCCGGTTCGCAGGTCGATATCCGCCCCGTGCGCGATGTCACCCCGCTGATGGACATCCCCCAGCCGTTCCAGATCCTGAAGATGGACCGCAAGCGCGGCAACATCGTCGTGTCGCGTCGCGCCGTTCTCGAAGAGACGCGCGCCGAGCAGCGTTCGGGCCTGATCCTGAGCCTGGCCGAGGGCCAGATCATCGACGGCGTCGTCAAGAACATCACCGATTACGGTGCGTTCGTTGATCTCGGCGGCATCGATGGCCTGCTGCACGTCACCGATCTCAGCTACAAGCGCGTTGGTCACCCGAGCGAAGTCCTGAACATCGGCGACACCGTCAAGGTGCAGATCATCCGCATCAACAAGGACACCCAGCGCATCAGCCTCGGCATGAAGCAGCTGGAGAGCGATCCCTGGGATGGCGCGATGGTCAAGTATCCGGTCGGCGCAAAGCTCACCGGCCGCGTCACGAACATCACCGAATATGGTGCGTTCGTCGAGCTGGAAGCGGGCATCGAAGGCCTGGTCCACGTGTCGGAAATGTCCTGGACCAAGAAGAACGTCCATCCGGGCAAGATCGTGTCGACCTCGCAGGAAGTCGACGTCATGGTCCTCGAAGTCGATTCCGAGAAGCGTCGCATCTCGCTCGGCCTCAAGCAGGCGCAGGCCAATCCTTGGGAGGCATTCGCTGCCGCTCATCCGATCGGTTCGACCGTCGAAGGCGAAGTCAAGAACGCGACCGAATTCGGTCTGTTCATCGGCCTCGACAACGACGTCGACGGCATGGTCCACATGTCCGACATCGCCTGGGGCGTTTCGGGCGAGGACGCGCTCAACCTGCATCGCAAGGGTGAGACCGTCGAAGCCGTCGTGCTCGACATCGACGCCGAGAAGGAGCGTATCTCGCTCGGCATGAAGCAGCTCGAGCGTGGCGGGCCTTCGGCCGGCGGCATCGCAGCAGCAGGCGACAAGCTGAACAAGAACGCGATCGTCACGGTCACTGTTCTCGAAGTCCGCGATGCGGGCCTCGAAGTGCAGCAGGGCGACGATGGCGCGACCGGCTTCATCAAGCGCACGGATCTGGGTCGCGATCGCGACGAGCAGCGTCCGGAGCGTTTCCAGGTCGGCCAGAAGTTCGACGCAATGGTCACCGGCTTCGATCGTTCGAAGAAGCCCACCTTCTCGATCAAGGCGATGCAAATCTCCGAAGAGAAGCAGGCCGTTGCTCAATATGGTTCGTCGGATTCCGGCGCGACCCTCGGCAACATCCTGGGCGAGGCTCTCAAGGCCCGTACGGAAGCCGACAAGAAGTAA
- a CDS encoding SemiSWEET family transporter produces the protein MSERGILVLGWIATATAIVMYLSYIDQIMLNLGGQKGSVVQPFATMVNCGLWVAYGVLKPKRDWPIAVANFPGVVLGAITLATAL, from the coding sequence TTGAGCGAACGCGGCATTCTCGTGCTGGGCTGGATCGCCACGGCGACGGCTATCGTGATGTATCTGTCGTATATCGACCAGATCATGCTGAACCTTGGCGGGCAAAAGGGGTCGGTGGTCCAGCCGTTTGCGACAATGGTCAATTGCGGGCTCTGGGTGGCGTATGGCGTGCTGAAGCCAAAGCGCGACTGGCCGATCGCGGTGGCGAATTTTCCGGGTGTGGTGCTGGGGGCGATTACGCTGGCGACCGCTCTGTAG
- the cmk gene encoding (d)CMP kinase has translation MIIAVDGPAASGKGTIARALAKHYKLPYLDTGLLYRAVALNVARMGLDPESEADAVAACDFDDAMMTDPALRDDDIGALASIVSAHPLVRAALMQRQKRFAAQEGGAILDGRDIGTVIAPDADAKLFVKATPNIRAQRRHAELQARGGTASKDRVLADIRARDARDSGRSTAPLVMAADAALLDTSFLSIEASVQRAVALVEAQRAKKASV, from the coding sequence ATGATCATCGCAGTCGACGGCCCGGCAGCATCGGGCAAGGGCACGATCGCGCGTGCCTTGGCCAAGCATTACAAGCTTCCCTACCTCGATACCGGGCTGTTGTACCGCGCGGTCGCGTTGAACGTGGCGCGGATGGGGCTCGATCCCGAGAGCGAAGCCGATGCGGTCGCTGCGTGCGATTTCGACGATGCGATGATGACCGATCCGGCACTTCGCGACGACGATATCGGCGCGCTGGCCTCGATCGTGTCGGCGCATCCGCTGGTCCGCGCGGCGCTGATGCAGCGGCAGAAGCGGTTCGCGGCGCAGGAGGGTGGCGCGATTCTCGATGGGCGCGATATCGGCACGGTGATCGCGCCGGATGCGGACGCCAAGCTGTTCGTGAAGGCTACCCCGAATATTCGCGCGCAGCGGCGGCATGCGGAGTTGCAGGCGCGCGGTGGGACCGCGAGCAAGGACCGCGTGCTGGCGGATATTCGGGCGCGGGATGCGCGGGATAGCGGGCGGTCTACGGCGCCGTTGGTGATGGCGGCGGATGCTGCTTTGCTGGATACGAGTTTTCTGTCGATCGAGGCTTCGGTGCAGCGTGCGGTGGCGCTGGTCGAGGCGCAGCGGGCGAAGAAGGCTTCGGTTTAG
- the aroA gene encoding 3-phosphoshikimate 1-carboxyvinyltransferase, whose product MTHSTSSALPQPLDVVARGPLTGSIAVPGDKSISHRALMFASLAVGTSRITGLLEGEDVLATAAAMRAMGATIERQDDGIWVVDGVGVGGLLQPETALEMGNSGTSTRLLMGLVSSHPITCTFTGDASLSGRPMGRVIEPLSQMGADITASPGGKLPLMVRGICPAVPISYTLPVASAQVKSAILLAGLNTPGITTVIEPVATRDHSERMLTGFGAKLTVEETDAGRVISITGDAELTPQDIVVPGDPSSSAFWLVAASIVPGSDIVVRNVGLNPTRIGIVTALRMMGADITELDPRTVGGEPVADLRVRHAPLTAIEVPADLAPSMIDEYPVLFVAAAFATGTTVARGAHELRVKESDRITTMRIALEACGLVCEEFEDGMAITGSGGAAIRGGARVASKLDHRIAMSMVVAGLGSREPITIDDVSPVATSYPVFFRSLDALTGQGN is encoded by the coding sequence ATGACACACTCTACTTCTTCGGCGCTCCCCCAGCCCCTGGACGTGGTCGCGCGCGGTCCATTGACCGGTTCGATCGCGGTTCCCGGCGACAAGTCGATCAGCCACCGCGCGCTGATGTTCGCGAGCCTCGCGGTTGGCACCAGCCGGATCACCGGCTTGTTGGAGGGCGAGGACGTACTCGCCACCGCAGCGGCGATGCGCGCGATGGGCGCGACGATCGAACGGCAGGACGACGGCATCTGGGTCGTCGACGGCGTCGGCGTCGGCGGGCTGCTCCAGCCCGAGACCGCGCTGGAGATGGGCAATTCGGGCACCTCGACGCGGTTGCTGATGGGGCTGGTGTCGAGCCATCCGATCACTTGCACCTTTACCGGCGACGCATCTCTGTCGGGGCGGCCGATGGGCCGCGTGATCGAGCCGCTGTCGCAGATGGGCGCGGACATCACTGCGTCGCCCGGTGGCAAGCTGCCGCTGATGGTGCGCGGGATCTGCCCCGCGGTGCCGATCAGCTACACGCTGCCGGTCGCGTCGGCGCAGGTGAAGTCGGCGATCCTGCTGGCGGGACTCAACACGCCGGGCATTACGACGGTCATCGAACCGGTCGCGACGCGCGATCACAGCGAGCGGATGCTGACCGGCTTCGGCGCGAAGCTGACCGTCGAAGAGACTGACGCGGGCCGCGTGATCTCGATCACCGGCGATGCGGAGCTTACGCCGCAGGATATCGTCGTGCCGGGCGATCCGTCGTCCTCGGCCTTCTGGCTGGTTGCTGCGTCGATCGTGCCGGGGTCGGATATCGTCGTGCGCAATGTCGGGCTGAACCCGACGCGGATCGGCATCGTCACCGCGTTGCGGATGATGGGGGCGGATATCACCGAGCTCGACCCGCGGACCGTCGGCGGCGAACCCGTCGCGGACCTGCGCGTGCGGCATGCCCCCCTGACCGCGATCGAGGTGCCGGCCGATCTGGCGCCGAGCATGATCGACGAATATCCGGTGCTGTTCGTCGCTGCGGCGTTCGCGACCGGCACGACGGTCGCGCGCGGTGCGCACGAACTGCGCGTCAAGGAATCGGATCGGATCACGACGATGCGGATCGCTCTGGAGGCGTGCGGCTTGGTGTGCGAGGAATTTGAGGACGGCATGGCGATCACCGGATCGGGTGGCGCGGCGATACGCGGCGGCGCTCGGGTGGCCTCGAAACTCGATCATCGCATCGCAATGAGCATGGTGGTGGCTGGACTTGGGAGCCGCGAGCCGATCACGATCGATGATGTATCGCCGGTGGCGACGAGCTACCCCGTGTTCTTCCGGTCGCTCGATGCGCTTACCGGCCAGGGGAATTAA
- a CDS encoding TIGR02300 family protein — protein sequence MIKPEWGTKRSCPKCATRFYDLEKADPVTCIECGYAWEPEAILKSKQPLPFEVAKPDTKKPDADLEGDEEEDIASITGEDEEPSADDEVDLGGDDDLGVETPQDEHER from the coding sequence ATGATCAAGCCGGAATGGGGCACGAAGCGTTCGTGCCCGAAATGCGCGACGCGTTTCTACGACCTCGAAAAAGCCGACCCCGTGACCTGCATCGAATGCGGGTATGCGTGGGAGCCCGAGGCCATCCTGAAGTCGAAGCAGCCGCTGCCGTTCGAGGTCGCCAAGCCCGACACCAAGAAGCCCGACGCGGATCTCGAGGGTGACGAGGAAGAGGACATCGCCTCGATCACCGGCGAGGACGAAGAGCCGTCCGCGGACGACGAAGTCGATCTCGGCGGCGACGACGACCTCGGCGTCGAGACGCCGCAGGACGAACACGAGCGTTAA
- a CDS encoding LysR family transcriptional regulator, which yields MIERYVLRYFLAVVDQGNFTRAAAQCRISQPTLSVGIAKLEASLGQTLFLRTSRRIELTPSGTRFAVHARRIEAEFAAAERDLQDSVPTKLVRLGIATTLPPSWIAAALSRARQASTTERLEVVEGRSSELVALLDRGRIDAMLGAIGDDVRGRVLFEEGFAVAVSNDHRLAGRSTLAVADVAEETMIVRRHCEALAETSRFFTARGVRPFMAARTVSDDRALTYVRAGLGMTVMPLSFAREGIAMIPLTGFDATRRIGILVANDSASRIEGSVMVTAIEETFRDLYATGADADGIF from the coding sequence ATGATCGAACGCTATGTGCTGCGCTATTTCCTGGCGGTCGTCGACCAGGGCAATTTCACGCGCGCCGCGGCCCAGTGCCGGATCTCGCAGCCGACATTGTCGGTCGGCATCGCCAAGCTGGAAGCGTCGCTCGGCCAGACCTTGTTCCTGCGGACGAGCCGGCGGATCGAGCTGACTCCCTCCGGCACGCGGTTTGCGGTGCATGCGCGCCGGATCGAGGCCGAGTTCGCCGCCGCCGAACGGGATTTGCAGGACAGCGTTCCGACCAAGCTCGTCCGACTCGGGATCGCCACGACGCTGCCGCCATCCTGGATCGCGGCCGCGCTCAGCCGGGCGCGGCAGGCGTCCACCACCGAACGGCTCGAAGTGGTCGAGGGACGGAGCAGTGAACTCGTCGCGCTGCTCGACCGCGGGCGGATCGACGCGATGCTGGGCGCGATCGGCGACGATGTGCGCGGGCGCGTGCTGTTCGAGGAGGGCTTCGCGGTGGCGGTGTCGAACGACCACCGGCTCGCGGGACGCTCGACGCTGGCAGTCGCGGACGTCGCGGAGGAAACGATGATCGTCCGCCGCCACTGCGAGGCGCTGGCCGAGACGAGCCGCTTCTTCACCGCCCGCGGCGTGCGGCCCTTCATGGCTGCGCGCACCGTCAGCGACGATCGCGCACTGACGTATGTCCGCGCGGGGCTCGGGATGACGGTCATGCCGCTGAGTTTTGCGCGTGAGGGAATCGCGATGATCCCGCTGACCGGCTTCGATGCGACCCGACGCATAGGCATATTGGTGGCCAATGACTCCGCATCACGCATCGAAGGAAGCGTCATGGTCACGGCGATAGAGGAAACGTTCAGGGACCTCTACGCGACGGGAGCCGACGCGGACGGTATTTTCTGA